In Microbacterium maritypicum, the following are encoded in one genomic region:
- the mscL gene encoding large conductance mechanosensitive channel protein MscL → MLKGFKDFLLRGNVIDLAVAVVIGTAFTAIVTAVVNSIINPFISLFLKADAAGEFGIPVPNIYGETVTFPIGDLISAIISFLAVAAVVYFVFVLPMNTFKAHVEARKGTPAEEPEEEPAAASEAELLVEIRDLLKAQRGA, encoded by the coding sequence ATGCTCAAAGGTTTCAAGGACTTCCTGCTGCGCGGGAACGTGATCGATCTGGCCGTGGCCGTCGTGATCGGCACGGCGTTCACCGCGATCGTGACCGCGGTGGTCAACAGCATCATCAACCCCTTCATCTCACTCTTCCTCAAGGCGGATGCCGCAGGGGAGTTCGGGATCCCCGTTCCGAACATCTACGGCGAGACGGTGACGTTCCCGATCGGTGACCTGATCTCGGCGATCATCAGCTTCCTCGCCGTCGCCGCCGTCGTCTACTTCGTCTTCGTACTCCCGATGAACACCTTCAAGGCGCACGTCGAGGCACGCAAAGGCACGCCGGCCGAAGAGCCCGAGGAGGAGCCGGCCGCAGCGAGCGAGGCCGAGCTGCTGGTGGAGATCCGCGACCTGCTCAAGGCGCAGCGCGGCGCCTGA
- a CDS encoding GNAT family N-acetyltransferase, whose protein sequence is MRHGPIELRLVRAKDARPLQHELLANRSWLQPWEATVPYGSVSFDMRLSIRRLLQQYRDGSGYPFVMEYDGEVAGQLNVWGVSRGSLCSATIGYWVSERFAGRGITPTAVALATDACFTEYGLHRMEICIRPENAASLRIVQKLGFRYEGLRRRYIHIDGDWRDHYAFALTREDVPQGVLARWLSGQVPPDAATVPPSDRIPL, encoded by the coding sequence ATGCGACACGGACCGATCGAGCTGCGACTCGTGCGGGCGAAGGATGCCCGCCCGCTGCAGCATGAGCTGCTCGCGAACCGATCGTGGCTCCAGCCCTGGGAAGCGACCGTCCCGTACGGCTCCGTCTCGTTCGACATGAGGCTCAGCATCCGTCGTCTGCTTCAGCAGTACCGTGACGGATCGGGCTATCCGTTCGTCATGGAGTACGACGGCGAGGTCGCCGGGCAGCTCAATGTGTGGGGCGTCTCGCGCGGCTCCCTCTGCTCGGCGACCATCGGGTACTGGGTGAGCGAGCGTTTCGCGGGCCGGGGCATCACCCCCACCGCAGTGGCGCTGGCCACCGATGCCTGCTTCACGGAGTACGGGCTGCACCGGATGGAGATCTGCATCCGACCGGAGAACGCTGCGAGCCTTCGAATCGTTCAGAAGCTCGGATTCCGCTACGAGGGTCTGCGCCGCCGCTACATCCATATCGACGGCGACTGGCGTGATCACTACGCGTTCGCGCTGACCCGCGAAGACGTCCCTCAGGGTGTGCTCGCACGCTGGCTCAGCGGTCAGGTGCCGCCTGACGCCGCGACGGTACCGCCGTCCGACCGAATCCCCCTCTGA
- the galU gene encoding UTP--glucose-1-phosphate uridylyltransferase GalU translates to MADHKIKAVIPAAGLGTRFLPATKAMPKEMLPVVDKPAIQYVVEEAADAGIDDILVIIGRNKNAISNHFDSVPELEVRLMEKGDTGRLERVMKSSDLADIHFVRQGEPKGLGHAVLRARTHVGDSSFAVLLGDDLIDERDPLLTDMIAEHERSGAAVIALMEVDPANIHMYGAAAVEPIEGQAAVRVTGLVEKPAQEDAPSNLAIIGRYVLPASVFEILERTEPGKGGEIQLTDALQELATDPDGPGVVGVIFGGRRYDTGDRVDYIKAIVQLASDREDLGPELRPWLKEFAERL, encoded by the coding sequence ATGGCTGACCACAAGATCAAAGCCGTCATTCCCGCGGCAGGACTGGGGACTCGATTCCTTCCCGCGACGAAGGCGATGCCGAAAGAGATGCTGCCCGTCGTCGACAAGCCGGCGATCCAGTACGTCGTCGAAGAGGCTGCGGACGCCGGGATCGACGACATCCTCGTCATCATCGGCCGCAACAAGAACGCGATCTCCAACCACTTCGACTCGGTGCCCGAGCTCGAGGTGAGGCTCATGGAGAAGGGCGATACGGGGCGACTCGAGCGAGTGATGAAGTCGAGCGACCTCGCCGACATCCACTTCGTCCGGCAGGGCGAGCCGAAGGGTCTCGGACACGCGGTCCTGCGTGCACGTACCCACGTCGGCGACAGTTCGTTCGCGGTGCTGCTCGGCGACGATCTCATCGACGAGCGCGATCCGCTCCTCACCGACATGATCGCCGAGCACGAGCGCTCCGGCGCCGCGGTGATCGCGCTGATGGAGGTCGACCCGGCCAACATCCACATGTATGGCGCCGCGGCGGTCGAGCCGATCGAGGGCCAAGCTGCCGTCCGGGTCACCGGTCTCGTCGAGAAGCCTGCGCAGGAAGACGCTCCGTCCAACCTCGCCATCATCGGTCGATACGTTCTTCCCGCGTCGGTTTTCGAGATCCTCGAGCGCACCGAGCCGGGCAAGGGCGGCGAGATCCAGCTCACGGATGCGCTGCAGGAACTCGCGACCGATCCCGACGGACCCGGCGTCGTCGGTGTCATCTTCGGAGGACGCCGTTACGATACGGGCGACCGCGTCGACTACATCAAGGCCATCGTTCAGCTCGCCTCGGATCGGGAGGACCTCGGCCCCGAGCTGCGGCCCTGGCTCAAGGAGTTCGCGGAACGCCTCTAG
- a CDS encoding AAA family ATPase: protein MAIGDLHEPTTGVDIAHAAEAERTRLRAEAADLGGPSPLVSFRDGPESGIDISKAHPGSLPQFITGKSTLLSNLFRDEVGLRTARLAAERITAKNTELRTVRGIEAVHLAVGVARWRIGGAGFAAPVLLRPLAIRRHHSDFELKLQGAFEVNPELVRIARDHFGLSIDAASLAALAYDGGIFKPQPVIDNLRVMTRSIDTFSVEPRLVVSTFADVSGAMSRDAGSLDHVLLNALGGHVGDRERVTAPRATPHHTGPDDRAPASDNLLLDADAEQEAVLARIAAGHSLTVATLPGTGGTQTVINALGELVRAGKRVLVVSARRSTLDGVRHRLAGIGLDSLAISPASVRRDLVRAIGRNEKATPPKVSEVDDALVRLRTVLRDYRQALTAPIAGVDASVLDATRQLTRLASLPVPPSTTARLGTDALRRLAADRSEAAEALAQAARLGEFRFGPNDSPWYGVTFTSTEAARAAHELAGRLHSDSVPALLERGYELIAQTHMRPFATIDELGEYLRLLQGIRDSLDRFSPTVFERPLGELIQAHGSRRDAPGLSGANRRRLRRLAKEYVRPGVHVTEMHEALLRIQTQRTQWQRYVEAGVAPEIPLGLADVYVAWQRAEAELAELDAALGRREPLASLPVARLVRTLAGLAAKSDVFENLVERAQLRDRLALLGLEPLLAELSVRHVAESQVGEELEFAWWQSLLERALQDNRALLGANTAVVDRLERDFRLVDEAHAAMAGPLLAWQLANQWRIAIVDEPQQSQHLRRALTQPAATTAQVVSAAPTLVDVLAPVWISSPYLVPEIPESVEFDTVLLVDAAAINLAEAAPAICRARQVVAFGDPVTQRPTPFHIAVDPEDTWEAEVSFDDVSVFERLSELLPVMTLTRSYRAGGEDLAELINDAFYGGEIVSLPWAGSYLGRGSLTVDYVEGGTGTPDPVSGAVESPDAEVARVVTLVVEHAVHRPSESLMVVTASARHAERVRAAVTSAFAGRSDVADFVGRDTAEPFAVLTLEESVAESRDRVIFSLGFGLTKHGRVLSDFGDLSTPDGERLLTVGMTRARRSMVLVSSIRPSSFDDGRLEHGAATLMSILGGLAARGRDARLEDLADPLTLALARELRRLGASVDVDYRGLLPLVAQHGGKAVVIEPDPESRGESLRETLRLRPHVLRRLGWHYVRVHAFDLYSDPATVATRIAAVLGISDTVPRAENDTQPLDIADTPND, encoded by the coding sequence GTGGCCATCGGCGATCTGCACGAGCCCACGACCGGCGTTGACATCGCCCATGCCGCTGAGGCTGAGCGCACCCGGCTGAGGGCGGAAGCGGCCGACCTCGGCGGCCCCTCTCCGCTGGTGAGCTTCCGCGACGGCCCGGAATCGGGCATCGACATCTCCAAGGCCCACCCCGGCAGCCTGCCGCAGTTCATCACCGGAAAATCGACCCTACTGTCGAACCTCTTCCGCGACGAGGTGGGTCTGCGCACCGCGCGGCTGGCCGCTGAGCGGATCACCGCGAAGAACACCGAACTGCGCACCGTCCGTGGCATCGAGGCCGTGCACCTGGCCGTCGGAGTCGCCCGGTGGCGCATCGGCGGAGCAGGCTTCGCCGCGCCCGTGCTGCTGCGGCCGCTGGCGATCCGGCGGCATCACTCCGACTTCGAACTCAAGCTCCAGGGCGCGTTCGAAGTCAATCCCGAACTCGTCCGCATCGCCCGTGATCATTTCGGGCTGTCGATCGATGCCGCGTCCCTCGCAGCGCTCGCGTACGACGGTGGGATCTTCAAGCCGCAGCCGGTCATCGACAACCTGCGCGTGATGACCCGCTCGATCGACACCTTCTCCGTAGAGCCGCGGCTCGTGGTGTCGACGTTCGCCGACGTCTCCGGAGCGATGTCCCGCGACGCCGGAAGCCTCGATCACGTGCTCCTCAATGCGCTGGGCGGCCATGTGGGCGACCGCGAGCGTGTGACGGCGCCTCGCGCCACGCCGCACCACACCGGACCCGACGATCGGGCTCCCGCATCGGACAATCTTCTTCTCGACGCAGACGCCGAGCAGGAAGCGGTTCTCGCGCGCATCGCCGCCGGGCACTCGCTCACGGTGGCGACGCTCCCCGGCACGGGCGGAACGCAGACGGTGATCAACGCGCTCGGCGAACTCGTCCGCGCCGGCAAGCGCGTGCTCGTGGTCTCGGCGCGTCGTTCGACACTCGACGGCGTTCGTCATCGGCTCGCGGGTATCGGGCTCGACAGCCTCGCGATCTCGCCGGCCAGCGTGCGTCGCGACCTGGTCAGGGCGATCGGCCGCAACGAGAAGGCGACACCACCCAAGGTCAGTGAGGTCGACGACGCGCTGGTGCGCCTCCGGACCGTCCTGCGCGACTACCGCCAGGCTCTCACGGCTCCCATCGCGGGAGTGGATGCCTCGGTGCTCGACGCGACCCGCCAGCTCACCAGGCTCGCGTCGCTGCCGGTGCCGCCGTCCACCACCGCTCGGCTCGGCACCGACGCTCTCCGTCGCCTCGCGGCAGATCGCAGCGAGGCTGCAGAAGCCCTCGCTCAGGCCGCGCGTCTCGGGGAGTTCCGCTTCGGCCCGAATGATTCGCCGTGGTACGGCGTGACCTTCACGAGCACCGAAGCGGCCAGAGCCGCGCACGAGCTCGCCGGTCGACTGCACTCGGACAGCGTCCCCGCTCTTCTCGAGCGCGGCTACGAACTGATCGCCCAGACGCACATGCGACCGTTTGCGACGATCGACGAGCTCGGCGAATATCTGCGTCTGCTGCAGGGCATCCGCGATTCACTCGATCGCTTCAGCCCCACGGTCTTCGAGCGGCCGTTGGGCGAGCTCATCCAGGCGCACGGCTCGCGTCGCGACGCCCCCGGTCTCTCCGGAGCGAACCGGCGGCGGCTGCGGCGTCTGGCGAAGGAGTATGTCCGTCCGGGCGTCCACGTGACCGAGATGCATGAAGCGCTGCTGCGGATCCAGACTCAGCGCACGCAGTGGCAGCGGTACGTCGAGGCGGGGGTCGCCCCGGAGATCCCGCTCGGTCTCGCCGACGTGTACGTGGCCTGGCAGCGGGCCGAGGCGGAGCTCGCCGAACTGGATGCCGCGCTGGGCCGCCGCGAGCCGTTGGCGTCGCTCCCGGTCGCACGACTCGTCCGCACTCTTGCCGGGCTCGCCGCCAAGTCCGACGTGTTCGAGAACCTCGTGGAACGCGCGCAGCTGCGCGATCGCCTCGCGCTCCTCGGGCTCGAGCCGCTGCTCGCGGAACTTTCGGTGCGGCACGTGGCCGAATCGCAGGTGGGGGAGGAGCTCGAGTTCGCCTGGTGGCAGTCGCTCCTCGAGCGCGCGCTGCAGGATAACCGTGCTCTCCTCGGTGCGAACACCGCCGTCGTCGACCGGCTCGAGCGCGACTTCCGGCTGGTGGACGAGGCACACGCCGCGATGGCGGGCCCGCTCCTGGCCTGGCAGCTCGCCAACCAGTGGCGGATCGCGATCGTCGACGAACCGCAGCAGTCGCAGCATCTCCGGCGCGCGCTGACTCAGCCCGCCGCGACCACTGCGCAGGTCGTCAGCGCCGCGCCGACCCTCGTCGACGTGCTCGCGCCCGTCTGGATCTCTTCCCCGTACCTCGTGCCGGAGATCCCGGAATCGGTCGAGTTCGACACCGTCCTTCTCGTCGATGCGGCCGCGATCAATCTGGCTGAGGCTGCACCGGCGATCTGCCGGGCACGCCAGGTCGTCGCGTTCGGCGATCCGGTCACGCAGCGTCCCACACCGTTCCACATCGCCGTGGACCCGGAGGACACCTGGGAGGCGGAGGTGTCGTTCGACGACGTCTCGGTGTTCGAGCGCCTCTCCGAGCTTCTGCCCGTGATGACTCTGACGCGCAGCTACCGTGCCGGTGGCGAGGATCTCGCTGAGCTCATCAACGATGCGTTCTACGGCGGCGAGATCGTCTCCCTGCCGTGGGCGGGCTCCTATCTCGGTCGCGGCAGCCTCACGGTCGACTACGTCGAGGGCGGGACGGGTACCCCTGATCCGGTGTCCGGTGCGGTCGAGAGCCCCGATGCCGAAGTCGCGCGTGTGGTGACCCTCGTGGTCGAGCACGCCGTTCACCGGCCCTCCGAATCCCTCATGGTGGTCACCGCCAGTGCGCGTCACGCCGAGCGCGTGCGTGCCGCTGTCACCTCCGCCTTCGCCGGGCGTTCCGACGTGGCGGACTTCGTCGGCCGTGATACCGCAGAGCCGTTCGCCGTCCTCACCCTCGAGGAATCCGTGGCGGAGAGTCGCGACCGCGTGATCTTCTCGCTCGGGTTCGGACTCACCAAGCACGGCCGTGTCCTGAGCGACTTCGGCGATCTCTCCACACCGGACGGCGAGCGTCTGCTCACGGTCGGGATGACCCGAGCCCGCCGATCGATGGTCCTCGTCTCGTCGATCCGCCCGTCCTCCTTCGACGATGGGCGCCTCGAGCACGGCGCAGCCACGCTCATGTCGATCCTCGGTGGTCTCGCCGCCCGCGGCAGGGATGCGCGGCTCGAGGATCTGGCTGACCCGCTCACTCTCGCCCTGGCCAGGGAACTGCGGCGGCTCGGCGCCTCCGTCGATGTCGACTACCGCGGACTGCTTCCGCTGGTCGCGCAGCACGGCGGCAAGGCGGTCGTGATCGAGCCCGACCCGGAATCGCGCGGTGAGTCCCTGCGCGAGACGCTGCGGCTGCGGCCGCACGTCCTCCGTCGCCTCGGCTGGCACTACGTGCGCGTGCACGCGTTCGATCTCTACAGCGATCCGGCGACCGTCGCGACGCGCATCGCCGCCGTGTTGGGCATCTCCGACACCGTGCCCCGCGCCGAGAACGACACGCAGCCGCTCGATATCGCCGACACCCCGAATGACTGA
- a CDS encoding 5-formyltetrahydrofolate cyclo-ligase, translating to MSNDVEHAKRALRAELRERRQLLSDPQREAAATAIGERLDALVDELGAQSISCFLSTTTEPGTRDFVTRAVRRGIRVLLPVTRADGLLDWAVATDDDEVSEGLHGLPEPTGEVLGPIAVNDVDLMIVPAAAVDRTGMRMGWGRGYFDKTIGSMEQCPPVYAVIYDSEVLDELPREVHDQPVNGIVTPSQTLTLSPRRR from the coding sequence ATGTCGAATGACGTCGAACACGCCAAGCGCGCTCTCCGCGCCGAACTGCGCGAAAGACGCCAGCTCCTCTCCGATCCGCAACGCGAGGCCGCGGCCACGGCGATCGGCGAGCGCCTCGACGCCCTGGTCGACGAGCTCGGCGCACAGTCGATCTCGTGCTTCCTGTCGACCACCACCGAGCCGGGCACCCGTGACTTCGTGACGAGGGCGGTGCGCCGCGGCATCCGCGTCCTGTTGCCGGTCACCCGCGCCGACGGTCTCCTGGACTGGGCCGTGGCCACCGACGACGACGAGGTTTCCGAAGGACTCCACGGCCTGCCGGAGCCCACCGGTGAGGTCCTCGGTCCGATCGCCGTCAACGACGTGGACCTGATGATCGTCCCTGCCGCCGCCGTCGATCGCACCGGGATGCGGATGGGCTGGGGACGCGGCTACTTCGACAAGACGATCGGCTCCATGGAGCAGTGCCCGCCCGTCTACGCGGTCATCTATGATTCCGAGGTACTCGACGAACTTCCGCGAGAGGTGCACGATCAGCCCGTGAACGGGATCGTGACGCCGTCGCAGACTCTCACCCTGTCGCCTCGGCGACGCTGA
- a CDS encoding FmdB family zinc ribbon protein: MPTYAYACTSCGHKFDAVQSFADDALTVCPECGGQLRKQYGSIGVTFNGSGFYRTDSRAKSGGSGDASASSKTESTTSAKPAAASTPASS; the protein is encoded by the coding sequence ATGCCCACCTACGCCTATGCCTGCACATCGTGCGGACACAAGTTCGACGCCGTGCAGAGCTTCGCGGATGACGCCCTGACGGTGTGCCCCGAGTGCGGCGGCCAGCTGCGGAAGCAGTACGGCTCGATCGGCGTCACCTTCAACGGGTCCGGTTTCTATCGCACGGACTCGCGTGCCAAATCCGGCGGTTCCGGGGATGCTTCGGCATCATCGAAGACGGAATCGACGACGAGCGCCAAACCGGCGGCTGCGTCGACTCCGGCCTCTTCGTGA
- the hutU gene encoding urocanate hydratase: MAENTTAGPRAVRAARGNTRTAKSWGAEAAKRMLMNNLDPEVAEHPEDLVVYGGTGKAARSWEAYDAIVRTLDELEPDETLLVQSGKPVGVFRTHEWAPRVLIANSNLVGDWANWPEFRRLEELGLIMYGQMTAGSWIYIGTQGILQGTYETFAAVARSLGRDSLRGTLTLTGGAGGMGGAQPLAVTMNDGAVLIVDVDESRLSRRVAHGYLDEYTTDLDAAVARVLAAKAAGEALSVGVVGNAAEVFPELRRRGVPIDIVTDQTSAHDPLAYLPIGIGVEEWKAEAERDAEEFTRRSRASMAAHVEAMVAFQDAGAAVFDYGNSIRAEAQLGGYDRAFAFPGFVPAYIRPQFEEGRGPFRWAALSGDPEDIYKTDRAIADLFPEDAALHRWLEKAAEKVHFEGLPARICWLGYKERHLAGLKFNEMVASGELSAPIVIGRDHLDSGSVASPYRETEAMKDGSDAVADWPLLNALLNTASGASWVSLHHGGGVGIGRSIHAGQVTVADGSALAAEKLERVLTNDPGTGVMRHVDAGYERAREVARERGLNIPML; encoded by the coding sequence ATGGCTGAGAACACGACCGCTGGGCCGCGTGCCGTCCGCGCTGCGCGCGGAAACACACGCACCGCGAAGAGCTGGGGCGCTGAAGCCGCCAAGCGCATGCTGATGAACAACCTCGACCCCGAAGTGGCCGAGCACCCCGAGGACCTCGTCGTGTACGGCGGGACGGGCAAGGCCGCCCGCAGCTGGGAGGCGTACGACGCGATCGTGCGCACTCTCGACGAGCTCGAACCCGACGAGACGCTGCTCGTGCAGTCGGGCAAGCCGGTCGGTGTGTTCCGCACCCACGAGTGGGCGCCGCGCGTGCTCATCGCCAACTCGAACCTGGTGGGGGACTGGGCGAACTGGCCGGAGTTCCGCCGTCTCGAGGAACTCGGCCTCATCATGTACGGGCAGATGACCGCGGGCTCCTGGATCTACATCGGCACCCAGGGCATCCTGCAGGGGACCTATGAGACGTTCGCCGCGGTGGCACGCTCCCTCGGCCGGGATTCCCTGCGCGGCACCCTCACCCTCACCGGCGGTGCCGGCGGCATGGGCGGCGCCCAGCCCCTCGCCGTCACCATGAACGACGGCGCGGTGCTGATCGTCGACGTCGACGAGTCGCGTCTCTCTCGGCGGGTGGCGCACGGCTACCTCGACGAGTACACGACCGATCTCGACGCGGCTGTCGCACGGGTCCTCGCAGCCAAGGCTGCCGGCGAGGCCCTCTCGGTCGGCGTCGTCGGCAACGCGGCCGAGGTCTTCCCCGAGCTGCGGCGTCGTGGCGTGCCGATCGACATCGTGACCGATCAGACCAGCGCGCACGATCCGCTCGCGTACCTCCCGATCGGGATCGGCGTCGAGGAGTGGAAGGCCGAAGCCGAGCGCGACGCCGAGGAGTTCACTCGCCGGTCGCGCGCATCCATGGCGGCACATGTCGAGGCGATGGTCGCGTTCCAGGACGCGGGAGCCGCCGTGTTCGACTACGGCAACTCGATCAGAGCCGAGGCGCAGCTCGGTGGCTACGACCGGGCCTTCGCCTTCCCCGGATTCGTGCCCGCCTACATCCGTCCGCAGTTCGAAGAGGGGCGCGGCCCGTTCCGCTGGGCGGCTCTCTCCGGAGACCCCGAGGACATCTACAAGACCGATCGCGCCATCGCCGACCTCTTCCCCGAGGACGCGGCCCTGCACCGCTGGCTGGAGAAGGCCGCGGAGAAAGTGCACTTCGAGGGACTCCCCGCACGCATCTGCTGGCTCGGCTACAAGGAGCGGCACCTCGCGGGGCTCAAGTTCAACGAGATGGTCGCGTCGGGCGAACTCTCGGCGCCGATCGTGATCGGGCGGGACCACCTGGACTCGGGCTCGGTCGCCTCGCCGTACCGCGAGACCGAGGCCATGAAGGACGGCTCCGACGCCGTCGCCGACTGGCCCCTGCTGAACGCGCTGCTGAACACGGCATCCGGGGCCTCCTGGGTATCGCTGCACCACGGAGGCGGTGTCGGCATCGGCCGATCGATCCACGCGGGTCAGGTGACCGTCGCCGACGGCTCGGCCCTCGCCGCGGAGAAGCTCGAACGGGTGCTCACCAACGACCCGGGCACCGGTGTGATGCGTCACGTGGATGCCGGGTATGAGCGCGCCCGCGAGGTCGCGCGCGAGCGCGGCCTGAACATCCCGATGCTCTGA
- a CDS encoding IclR family transcriptional regulator, whose amino-acid sequence MIPDKPDASPVDGTPVPAADNTLRILSFLAGRPAPVAASAIARELDLPRSTVYHLLSTLAAHGFVLHLREERRWGLGASAFELAGGYTRQQPLARRGRPLVAALSDRLGETAHLAVMSGGDVLYIVEERAPRRPALVTDVGVRLPAHLTASGRAMLAALPREQVRALYPDLSAFPDRTGLGPRSPRELRELLREVRSRGYATENSEIADGLRSVGAAVLDAAGWPVAAVAVTWGRMDLDENLLATAVQECAAMLEARLKR is encoded by the coding sequence GTGATCCCAGACAAACCCGATGCATCACCGGTCGACGGCACGCCGGTACCTGCGGCAGACAACACGCTCCGCATCCTGAGTTTTCTCGCCGGTCGGCCCGCTCCGGTGGCGGCGTCGGCGATCGCGCGCGAGCTCGATCTGCCCCGGTCGACCGTCTACCACCTCCTCAGCACGCTGGCCGCTCACGGGTTCGTTCTGCACCTGCGCGAGGAACGGCGATGGGGGCTCGGCGCGTCGGCATTCGAGCTGGCCGGCGGCTACACCCGCCAACAGCCACTCGCTCGGAGGGGCAGGCCTCTGGTGGCCGCCCTCTCCGACCGGTTGGGAGAGACCGCGCATCTTGCAGTGATGAGCGGCGGCGATGTGCTCTACATCGTCGAGGAGCGCGCGCCACGACGGCCCGCTCTCGTGACCGACGTCGGTGTACGGCTGCCGGCACACCTCACCGCGTCGGGGCGAGCGATGCTCGCTGCACTCCCCCGTGAGCAGGTGCGGGCCCTGTATCCGGATCTGTCGGCATTCCCCGACCGGACGGGGCTCGGGCCGCGCTCACCACGAGAGCTGCGAGAGCTCCTCCGCGAGGTGCGCTCACGAGGGTACGCGACAGAGAACAGCGAGATCGCGGATGGCCTGCGCAGTGTGGGCGCCGCGGTTCTCGACGCTGCCGGGTGGCCGGTGGCCGCCGTCGCCGTGACGTGGGGTCGCATGGATCTGGACGAGAATCTTCTGGCCACAGCTGTACAGGAGTGCGCAGCCATGCTCGAGGCTCGTCTGAAGCGGTGA
- the hutH gene encoding histidine ammonia-lyase, with protein MTFPVPVVIGAAPLSPAEVVAVARHDVPVQIDADALGRVAETRRVIDGLAADPHPHYGVSTGFGALATTFIAPDRRLQLQASLIRSHAAGTGAEVEREVVRGLQLLRLQTLASGRTGVRPVVVDTYAAMLNSGITPVVREYGSLGCSGDLAPLAHIALGAMGEGEVRDASGALVPASEALATAGIVPLVLVEKEGLALINGTDGMLGMLVLALYDLETLLLTADVAAAMSVESQLGTDAVFAADLMALRPQTGQTASAANLRALLTDSPMVASHKGPEDGRVQDAYSLRCSPQVHGAARDTLAHAAMIAGRELASVIDNPVITVDGRIESNGNFHGAPVAAVLDFLAISVADVASVSERRTDRALDPARSHGLPPFLADEVGVDSGLMIAQYAAAGIVSELKRLAVPASVDSIPSSAMQEDHVSMGWAAARKLRRAIDGLGRVLAIEILTGARALDLRAPLQAGPATGAVRDLVRTVAAGPGPDRFLSPEMEAVTALVQSGDVARIAKEHIDG; from the coding sequence ATGACTTTTCCTGTTCCCGTTGTCATCGGTGCAGCCCCGCTGTCGCCTGCCGAGGTCGTCGCCGTCGCCCGCCACGATGTCCCCGTGCAGATCGACGCGGATGCTCTCGGCCGCGTCGCAGAGACCCGTCGCGTGATCGACGGCCTCGCCGCAGACCCGCATCCGCACTACGGCGTCTCGACCGGGTTCGGTGCCCTCGCGACCACCTTCATCGCCCCCGACCGGCGCCTGCAGCTGCAGGCCAGCCTGATCCGCTCGCATGCTGCCGGCACAGGAGCCGAGGTCGAGCGCGAGGTCGTCCGCGGCCTCCAGCTCCTGCGGCTGCAGACCCTCGCCTCGGGACGCACGGGTGTGCGCCCGGTCGTCGTCGACACGTATGCGGCCATGCTGAACTCCGGAATCACCCCCGTCGTGCGTGAGTACGGGTCGCTCGGGTGCTCCGGCGATCTCGCCCCCCTCGCGCACATCGCCCTCGGCGCGATGGGCGAAGGTGAGGTCCGCGACGCATCGGGTGCTCTCGTCCCCGCGTCCGAAGCGCTCGCGACGGCGGGGATCGTACCGCTCGTGCTTGTCGAGAAGGAGGGTCTCGCCCTCATCAACGGCACCGACGGCATGCTCGGCATGCTGGTGCTTGCGCTGTACGACCTCGAGACGCTCTTGCTCACTGCCGACGTGGCTGCGGCGATGTCGGTGGAGTCTCAGCTCGGTACCGACGCGGTCTTCGCCGCCGACCTCATGGCCCTGCGCCCGCAGACGGGGCAGACCGCATCCGCCGCTAACCTTCGGGCGCTGCTGACGGACTCCCCGATGGTCGCCAGCCACAAGGGGCCCGAGGACGGGCGCGTGCAGGACGCCTATTCGCTGCGTTGCTCACCCCAGGTGCACGGCGCAGCCCGCGACACGCTCGCGCACGCAGCGATGATCGCCGGCCGCGAGCTTGCCAGCGTCATCGACAACCCGGTCATCACCGTGGACGGACGCATCGAGTCCAACGGCAACTTCCACGGCGCCCCGGTGGCTGCCGTCCTCGACTTCCTGGCCATCTCGGTCGCCGACGTCGCGTCGGTGTCGGAGCGCCGGACCGACCGCGCGCTGGATCCGGCACGCAGTCACGGCCTCCCTCCCTTCCTCGCCGACGAGGTGGGCGTCGACTCGGGCCTCATGATCGCGCAGTACGCGGCCGCGGGCATCGTCTCCGAGCTGAAGCGCCTGGCGGTGCCGGCATCCGTCGATTCGATCCCATCGTCCGCCATGCAGGAGGACCACGTCTCGATGGGGTGGGCCGCCGCGCGCAAGCTGCGCCGTGCGATCGACGGCCTCGGCCGCGTGCTCGCGATCGAGATCCTCACCGGCGCTCGCGCCCTCGATCTGCGCGCCCCGCTGCAGGCAGGACCCGCGACCGGCGCCGTACGCGACCTGGTCCGCACGGTTGCCGCCGGCCCCGGCCCCGACCGCTTCCTCTCCCCGGAGATGGAAGCGGTCACCGCCCTCGTCCAGTCGGGCGACGTCGCCCGCATCGCAAAGGAGCACATCGATGGCTGA